A genomic stretch from Selenomonadales bacterium includes:
- the panB gene encoding 3-methyl-2-oxobutanoate hydroxymethyltransferase → MKKSGEQAAWVTAYDFPTASFAEKAGMDMILVGDSLGMVVLGYHGTVPVTMEDCIRHCQAVRRGAPNTFVIGDMPFMSYQVSDEDAVRNAGRFLKEAEVDCIKLEGGVRVASRIRAINEAGIVVMGHIGLTPQSSGQLGGHKAQGRDIKGARAVIEDALAVEAAGALCILVEAVPPEVTAFLARLLSIPVYSIGAGRCDGQLLISADLLGKFEAFTPKFVKKYANVAEVETNAFKAYIADVKAGAFPGEEHVYRVLDPIEEFQALFAEYSSK, encoded by the coding sequence ATGAAGAAGAGCGGCGAACAAGCCGCCTGGGTCACGGCCTACGATTTTCCCACAGCGTCTTTTGCCGAGAAAGCAGGCATGGACATGATTCTAGTCGGCGATTCGCTAGGTATGGTGGTGCTCGGCTACCACGGCACCGTCCCGGTGACGATGGAAGACTGCATTCGCCATTGCCAGGCGGTGCGCCGCGGCGCGCCAAACACGTTTGTCATTGGCGACATGCCGTTTATGTCTTACCAAGTTTCGGACGAGGACGCAGTGCGCAACGCCGGACGCTTTTTGAAAGAGGCCGAGGTAGACTGCATTAAGCTCGAGGGCGGCGTGCGCGTCGCCAGCCGCATTAGGGCCATTAACGAGGCCGGTATAGTAGTAATGGGGCATATTGGGCTTACGCCGCAGAGCTCCGGGCAACTTGGCGGGCACAAGGCGCAAGGGCGCGACATTAAAGGCGCGCGCGCCGTGATTGAAGACGCGTTGGCCGTAGAAGCCGCGGGTGCGCTGTGCATCTTAGTTGAGGCGGTGCCCCCGGAAGTAACTGCGTTTTTGGCGCGCTTGCTTAGCATTCCTGTATATTCCATTGGGGCCGGCCGCTGCGACGGGCAGCTCCTGATTAGCGCCGATTTGCTAGGCAAATTCGAAGCCTTTACGCCTAAGTTCGTGAAAAAGTACGCCAATGTCGCCGAGGTCGAGACGAATGCTTTTAAGGCCTATATCGCCGATGTCAAGGCGGGGGCTTTCCCGGGAGAGGAACACGTGTACCGTGTGCTTGACCCTATCGAGGAATTTCAGGCGCTGTTTGCCGAGTATAGCTCTAAATAA